Within the Micromonospora citrea genome, the region GACGTCGAGGTTGCGGCGCAGCCGCTTGCGGTACAGCAGCGTGGCGCAGCCGTCGCAGCGGGACCAGAGCTGCCCCTCCCGGGGCGCGGTGGCGGTCACGACGGCCGCCCGGCGGGTGCGGCGTCGAAACGGTAGAAGCACCGGGCCATCGCGTCGCGCGGCTCCCGCCACGTCGGCAGGTACGGCGACACGTACGGCCGCAGCCGGGCGCTGACCCGCTCGAACTCGGGGTGCCCCCGGGCCGCCTCCACCGCCGGCCCGCCCGGCGCGTCCGTCTCCAGCAGGTGCACGTAGAGGTCACCCAGCCGGTACAGCGACCGGTGCCGCACCCCGACCAGGTACGGCAACTCGGTCGCGTCGGACTCGGCGAAGATCTCGGCGACGCGCGCCTCGGCGCTCGGCACCACCTTCGCGACGATCAGCGAACGGTCCATGGACGGGCCTCCCTCCACGGCCTCCGGCGTCGGTGACGACGGCGCCGGCCGAGCCGGACGACTGGCGACACGATGCGGTCGCCGCCGTCACGGCGGCGTCACCGCGACCCGCCGCCCGACGACGCCCCCTCGTGACGCTGCGTTGACGCAACCTGTGCATCCACTGTGCCCACCTGATCACCGAAGCGGACTATCAGCAGTTCAGAACGGATCTCGTGGATGCCACACCGGGAATCACGCATTGACCGAGAGTGACCACTATTGATAATCTTCGTGACGGTCAGCCCGGCGGCCGCGGCGCGCGACGCCGTGCCGCGGCGCAGCGACGACGACAGCGGGGTCGAGGGCAGCCGCGCCGGGACAGCAGACGAGTCGGGACGAGCGTTCCGCAGGGGGTGCCGCGTGGCCGCTGATCCGTCGACGCCGACCACCGGGCACCGCCCCGGCACGGACATCTCGCTGCACCTGCTCGGCGGATTCCGGCTGCTGCACGGCGACGTCCCGGTCGTGGTGCCGCGCGGCCTGCAACGCGTCATCGCGCTGATCGGGCTGCGACCCGGCGCCACCCGCAGCCACCTGGCCGGCCTGCTGTGGCCCGACGCGCCCGAGGAGCGCGCCCTGTCGTCCCTGCGCACCGCGCTGTGGCGACTGCGCCAGGACCCCTGCTGCCCGCTCACCACCGCCGGCGACACCGTGCGCCTCGGCCCCGTCGTCCGGGTCGACGTCGACGCCCTGGTCGGCACGGCGGCGAGGGTGCGCGAGGGCGACGACCCGTGCGCCGCCGCCGCGCTCGCCGCCGGCCGCCACGACCTGCTCCCCGGCTGGTACGACGACTGGGTCCTGGCCGACCGGGAACGACTGCGCCAGCTGCGCCTGCACATGCTGGAGGACCTGGCCGGCCGGCACCTGGCCGCGGGCCGGCACGGCGAGGCCCTGGAGGCCGCGCTGGAGGCCATGGCCGCCGAGCCGCTGCGCGAGACCCCGCACCGGCTGGTGGTGCGCATCCACCTCGCCGAGGGCAACGCCTTCGAGGCCGTGCACGCCTTCTACGTCTACCGCGACCTGCTGCTGCGCGAACTGCGGCTGGAACCCTCCGCGGCCATGACCGCCCTGCTCGACGACACCCTCGCCCCGATCCGGCAGGCCACCCGCGACACCCCGGCCGGGCCGCGCCGGGTTCCGCCCGCCCGGGTCGCCCCCCGCGCCCACTGACCCGACACCACCGGCACCCCGCACGCCCCTCCGGCGTTCGCGCAACCTGCGGGCGTTCGAGCACGCACCCGGAGAAGCAAGGCACCCCCGCGCGCGGCACGGCGTCACCGGCGCGGCGGCGCGTGTGACGGACAGGTGACAGCCGTCCCGGCAGGGTGGGCCGCACAACAGTCCGTGGCCTCCGCAGTGCTCGCGGAGCACCACCGGCGAGAGGGGTCCCATGAGCCGTCTACTGATCGTCAGCAGGATCGTCCCGGGCGCGGAGGGACGGGTGGCACAGATCTTCGCCGAGTCCGACGCCACCGAACTGCCCGCCCTCACCGGCGTCCGGCACCGGTCCCTGTACTGCCTGCACGACCTCTGCGTACACCTGATGGAGACCGCCGACGTGGACCCGGACGCCCTGGCCGGCGCCCGCAACCACCCGCTCTACCGCCAGGTCAACGAGCGCCTGTCCGCGCACACCTCCCCGTACCTGCCGACCTGGCGCTCGCCCCGCGACGCGATCGCCGGCTGCTTCTACCGCTGGGACGCCGCCGACGCGCCGTCGTCGCACGCGGCCGGCTGAGCGGGGTGGTCGCCATGTCTCCCAGACCACCCCACGTCCTGATCGTCGGAGCCGGCATCGGCGGCCTCTGCCTGGCCCAGGGCCTGCGCCGGGCCGGCATCAGCGTCGCCGTCTACGAGCGGTACCGCAGCCGGGGCGAGGGACTGCTCGGCTACCGCGTCGGCATCGGCCCCACCGGCAGCCGCGCCCTGCGCGAGTGCCTGCCACCGCGACTGTTCGACACCTATCTCGCCACCTGCGCCCGCTCCCCCCGCTACTTCAACGTCATCACCCAACGGATGCGCCGGACGGCCTCGTTCACCCTGCGGCCGGACACCGACCCCGTGAACACCGAACGGTCCGTCGCCCGGATGACCCTGCGCCAGGTCCTGCTCACCGGCATGGAGGACGTGGTCCACTTCGACAAGACCTTCACCCGGTACGACCAACGCGACGACGGCACCGTGACCGCGCACTTCGCCGACGGCAGCACCGCCACCGGGGACCTGCTCGTCGCCGCCGACGGCACCCACTCCGCCGTACGCCGCCAGTACCTGCCGCACGCCGTCACCCGCGACGCCGGCACCGTCAACATCGCCACCCGTATCCCGCTGACCCCGCACACCCGCCGCCTGCTGCCCGAACGCATCGAGCAGGGCATCTCCCTGATCTTCGGCACCGGCGGCATGATGGGCGTGCTGCACGTCATGGAGTTCAAGTGGGACGGCGACGGCACGCTGAAACCCGGCGTCGACCCCGCCGACGCCGCCCTGCTGCGCGACTGGCCCGGACTGCGCCACGACACCACCCGCGACAACATCAACCTCGTCATCTGGAGCACCGCCCGCCGCTTCCCCGCCGACGTCATGCAGCGCCGCGG harbors:
- a CDS encoding AfsR/SARP family transcriptional regulator; translated protein: MAADPSTPTTGHRPGTDISLHLLGGFRLLHGDVPVVVPRGLQRVIALIGLRPGATRSHLAGLLWPDAPEERALSSLRTALWRLRQDPCCPLTTAGDTVRLGPVVRVDVDALVGTAARVREGDDPCAAAALAAGRHDLLPGWYDDWVLADRERLRQLRLHMLEDLAGRHLAAGRHGEALEAALEAMAAEPLRETPHRLVVRIHLAEGNAFEAVHAFYVYRDLLLRELRLEPSAAMTALLDDTLAPIRQATRDTPAGPRRVPPARVAPRAH
- a CDS encoding TcmI family type II polyketide cyclase, translated to MSRLLIVSRIVPGAEGRVAQIFAESDATELPALTGVRHRSLYCLHDLCVHLMETADVDPDALAGARNHPLYRQVNERLSAHTSPYLPTWRSPRDAIAGCFYRWDAADAPSSHAAG
- a CDS encoding TcmI family type II polyketide cyclase, whose translation is MDRSLIVAKVVPSAEARVAEIFAESDATELPYLVGVRHRSLYRLGDLYVHLLETDAPGGPAVEAARGHPEFERVSARLRPYVSPYLPTWREPRDAMARCFYRFDAAPAGRPS
- a CDS encoding FAD-dependent oxidoreductase produces the protein MSPRPPHVLIVGAGIGGLCLAQGLRRAGISVAVYERYRSRGEGLLGYRVGIGPTGSRALRECLPPRLFDTYLATCARSPRYFNVITQRMRRTASFTLRPDTDPVNTERSVARMTLRQVLLTGMEDVVHFDKTFTRYDQRDDGTVTAHFADGSTATGDLLVAADGTHSAVRRQYLPHAVTRDAGTVNIATRIPLTPHTRRLLPERIEQGISLIFGTGGMMGVLHVMEFKWDGDGTLKPGVDPADAALLRDWPGLRHDTTRDNINLVIWSTARRFPADVMQRRGEDLIQLALRLTHNWHPHLRELFARADPGSALPIKVATSEPVPPWKSSTVTLLGDAIHTMTPGRGVGANTALRDAALLCRQLRLATAGDKTLLQAVADYEAAMVPYGFARVADSLNRSGTNGDDRMYKPVVGRLALLGARGYFGVTSRVPRLARKFVNDFYTYRGEED